One window of the Cryptomeria japonica chromosome 7, Sugi_1.0, whole genome shotgun sequence genome contains the following:
- the LOC131856916 gene encoding G-type lectin S-receptor-like serine/threonine-protein kinase At2g19130 has translation MGKGAFGSVFRGALPDNTLVAVKKLEGSTQVEKQFRAEISTIGNIQHVNLVRLCGFCTEGSQRLLVYEYMSNGSLNSFLFAGSQKLLDWKTRFEIALGTARALVYLHEECRDQIIHSDIKPENILLDSDFNAKVADFGLAKLVGRDFSRVLTSMRGTRGYIAPEWIDGLVITSKADMYSFGMMLLEMISGRRNVDMSVKEHTKQYFPIWAATQILNGNMMSVVDERIAIHADVEEVRRDTLASLVCILKDENERPSMAQVILMLQGKMNPDTQQVMRSLQYLVEY, from the exons ATgg GGAAAGGAGCATTTGGCTCTGTCTTCAGAGGAGCTCTCCCAGACAATACCCTTGTAGCAGTTAAAAAATTAGAGGGGTCTACACAGGTAGAAAAGCAGTTTCGTGCAGAAATAAGCACAATCGGAAACATACAGCATGTCAATTTGGTTCGGCTTTGCGGGTTTTGCACAGAAGGATCACAAAGGCTACTGGTTTACGAGTACATGTCCAACGGATCTCTCAATTCCTTTCTATTCGCTGGATCACAAAAGCTGTTGGACTGGAAGACACGATTCGAGATTGCTTTGGGCACTGCACGAGCTTTAGTTTATCTCCACGAAGAATGCAGAGATCAAATCATCCACTCTGATATAAAGCCCGAGAACATTTTGCTTGATAGTGATTTCAACGCCAAGGTGGCTGATTTTGGGCTGGCAAAGTTGGTGGGAAGAGATTTCAGCAGGGTTTTGACAAGCATGAGAGGAACTCGAGGTTACATCGCTCCCGAGTGGATCGACGGCTTAGTAATTACTTCCAAGGCAGACATGTATAGCTTCGGCATGATGCTACTGGAGATGATATCAGGTCGAAGAAATGTGGACATGAGCGTGAAGGAACACACTAAGCAATACTTTCCCATATGGGCTGCAACTCAAATTCTAAACGGAAACATGATGAGCGTTGTGGACGAAAGAATTGCGATACATGCGGATGTTGAGGAGGTGAGAAGAGATACTCTTGCAAGCCTGGTATGCATTTTAAAGGATGAGAATGAGAGGCCAAGCATGGCTCAAGTTATCCTGATGCtacaaggaaagatgaatcctgATACACAACAGGTCATGAGATCTTTACAGTATCTAGTTGAATATTAG